The following coding sequences are from one Mycobacterium sp. DL window:
- a CDS encoding recombinase family protein, whose protein sequence is MTAILGYARVSTLGQDLDAQLAALTAQGVESGQIFTDKLSGAVNTVRPGLAALLHYAREGDTVVVTAIDRLGRSVAEVTRTIADLSERRILLRALREGVDTGTPTGRAVATIMATLAELELELGRERRAASRDSRRARQLPATKPAKLTPERQEQLRRLAGTGEPVHELAQAFGVSRATAYRYLAKLSSQSGIA, encoded by the coding sequence GTGACAGCGATTCTCGGATACGCGCGGGTCAGCACCTTGGGCCAGGACCTCGATGCACAGCTCGCCGCGCTTACCGCCCAGGGCGTCGAATCCGGCCAAATCTTTACCGACAAGCTGTCGGGTGCGGTGAACACCGTTCGGCCGGGCCTGGCGGCCCTGCTGCATTACGCCCGCGAGGGCGACACTGTGGTGGTCACCGCCATCGATCGACTGGGCCGATCCGTCGCGGAAGTAACCCGCACCATCGCGGATCTGAGTGAGCGCCGAATTCTGTTACGCGCCTTACGTGAAGGTGTGGACACCGGCACACCAACAGGCCGTGCGGTGGCCACCATCATGGCGACGCTGGCCGAGCTTGAACTCGAACTCGGCCGTGAGCGTCGCGCTGCCTCGCGCGACTCCCGGCGAGCCCGCCAACTGCCGGCTACCAAGCCGGCCAAATTGACCCCCGAACGACAAGAACAGCTGCGCCGCCTCGCCGGGACGGGCGAACCCGTACACGAACTTGCCCAAGCGTTCGGGGTGAGCCGGGCGACGGCCTACCGCTACCTGGCCAAACTCAGTTCTCAGTCAGGAATCGCGTGA